Proteins co-encoded in one Amaranthus tricolor cultivar Red isolate AtriRed21 chromosome 7, ASM2621246v1, whole genome shotgun sequence genomic window:
- the LOC130817863 gene encoding uncharacterized protein LOC130817863 has translation MDFNLDKKRIQIVLFIVGIIVLSITAEKCRQLVGEEAASKSGQFTFLNCFDMSTGTLACSVKEGVKLYVNNIQTAHVELARSQALENALNDAMSQGLNAKDAAKQAAKEGKKAAKLASRKARRITGPIVSSGWDFFEAIYFGGTMTEGFLRGSGTLVGTYVVGYLGEQRLGRFGYLIGSQIGSWVGGRIGLMVYDVVNGVNFLLQFGQSEVSENYESQDVYVSEEL, from the exons ATGGATTTTAACTTGGATAAGAAGAGAATTCAGATTGTGCTCTTCATTGTTGGGATCATTGTTCTCAGCATTACTG CTGAAAAATGCAGGCAGCTGGTGGGGGAAGAAGCAGCATCAAAGAGTGGGCAGTTCACTTTCCTAAACTGCTTTGATATGAGCACTGGAACATTAGCATGCTCAGTTAAAGAGGGCGTGAAGCTCTACGTCAACAACATCCAAACTGCTCATGTCGAGCTAGCTAGGAGTCAAGCACTGGAGAATGCACTGAACGATGCAATGTCACAGGGATTGAATGCTAAAGATGCCGCCAAACAAGCTGCTAAAGAAGGAAAGAAGGCTGCAAAACTGGCTTCTCGTAAGGCTAGGCGGATCACCGGACCAATTGTATCTTCGGGGTGGGACTTCTTTGAAGCCATTTATTTTGGAGGTACAATGACCGAAGGCTTTCTTAGGGGAAGTGGGACATTGGTTGGCACCTACGTAGTAGGATACCTGGGGGAACAGAGGCTCGGGAGATTTGGCTATCTCATAGGAAGTCAAATCGGCAGTTGGGTTGGTGGAAGAATAGGATTAATGGTTTACGATGTGGTGAATGGCGTCAACTTCTTGCTCCAGTTCGGTCAGAGTGAGGTAAGTGAAAATTATGAATCTCAAGATGTTTATGTGTCTGAAGAATTGTAG
- the LOC130818565 gene encoding uncharacterized protein LOC130818565 produces the protein MANRKLKPYFQSHQIIVRSSQPVKKILEGKNKSSRVTDWANQLADFGIEYEPRIAIKAQALADFIAESTIPQHPKPSQEWKLYVDGSSTQSASGAGLLIVSSAGVRMKRAVRFEFAASNNEAEYEALLMGLKICHEAGAKVLSTFSDSQLIVGQVNGEFEAKDDGMKMYLQQVREFVKKFDKFTFVHIPRSQNAQADSLAKFASSAETSAARDIIWEVLPNPSINLMVNTVDRSEMWMEPYIKFLQNQTLPHDENQSKVLQKKARWKDAETLVKRCPECQYHSKIGRKPSNYISVMQGVLPFDKWGMDLLGPFPPAKGQHKFIIVAIDYFTKYVEAEPLSSITDKQVCQFIWRNIITRYDIPRVIITDNGRQFVSKNTIQYCDRFGIQIRFSSVSRPQTNGQVESANKEILNSIKKKIEGVKGTWDEELPGILWASRTTVKEATGHTPFSLAKPCFQ, from the exons ATGGCGAACAGGAAACTGAAACCatacttccaatcccaccagatcatcgtcAGATCCAGCCAAcctgtgaaaaagattctggagggaaaaaacaaatcaagccgCGTCACTGATTGGGCTAATCAACTTGCAGATTTCGGCATCGAATACGAACCACGAATAGCGATCAAAGCACAAGCCTTAGCTGACTTCATCGCCGAAAGCACTATCCCCCAACATCCTAAACCTAGTCAagaatggaagttgtatgtGGATGGATCCTCGACACAATCAGCTAGCGGAGCTGGGCTGTTGATCGTGTCTTCTGCCGGGGTCCGTATGAAAAGAGCGGTCAGATTCGAGTTCGCGGCCTCTAACAATGAGGCAGAATACGAAGCATTACTCATGGGGCTCAAAATCTGCCATGAAGCAGGGGCGAAAGTATTATCCACTTTTTCTGACTCCCAGCTAATAGTCGGACAAGTGAATGGAGAATTCGAGGCCAAAGATGATGGCATGAAGATGTACTTGCAACAAGTAAGAGAATTTGTCAAgaaattcgacaaattcacaTTTGTCCACATCCCAAGATCTCAAAACGCACAAGCCGATTCCCTGGCAAAATTCGCCAGCTCAGCtgaaacatccgcggctcgcGATATTATCTGGGAAGTCCTTCCAAACCCCAGTATTAACCTCATGGTTAACACCGTTGATAGATCAGAAATGTGGATGGAGCCATACATCAAATTTTTGCAAAATCAGACGCTCCCCCATGACGAGAATCAGTCCAAAGTGCTTCAAAAGAAGGCCAGATG GAAAGACGCGGAAACCTTGGTCAAGCGATGTCCCGAATGCCAataccactcaaagataggaaggaaaCCCTCTAACTACATTTCTGTCATGCAAGGCGTCTTACCGTTCGATAAATGGGGTATggatctccttggcccctttCCTCCCGCAAAGGGGCAACACAAATTCATTATagtggccattgattatttcaccaaGTACGTGGAAGCAGAGCCCCTCAGCTCCATCACggacaaacaagtctgtcaATTCATATGGCGAAATATCATCACGAGATACGACATTCCTCGTGTGATCATTACCGACAATGGGAGACAATTTGTCAGTAAGAACACGATACAATACTGTGACAGATTTGGAATTCAAATCCGATTCAGTTCCGTATCTCGACCACAAACAAATGGGCAAGTTGAATCAGCAAACAAGGAGATCCTGAACagtatcaaaaagaaaatagaggggGTTAAAGGTACTTGGGACGAAGAACTACCCGGCATCCTATGGGCAAGCCGAACAACCGTCAAAGAAGCAACAGGGCATACTCCATTCTCCTTGGCGAAGCCGTGCTTCCAGTAG